The following proteins are encoded in a genomic region of Magallana gigas chromosome 1, xbMagGiga1.1, whole genome shotgun sequence:
- the LOC105330217 gene encoding scavenger receptor class F member 2, which yields MGCDPGYTDSDCNKQCPCGRFGNGCLERCSRHCIDNEPCDHVSGECPSGCQDGYLGTDCTKTCPEGSYGKQCSFCCSPNCKTCRHTDGVCTCKAGWTGWNCTTECVNSYGENCMYPCSENCINRICDRFNGSCMCNLQDGGKHHQAYVQRKETTSSSKSWIVEFVISLVANIILVCVILIRRSSVKGRSTTNGAYLCLRCTSNGNRIEASEGVSH from the exons ATGGGATGTGACCCGGGATATACCGACAGCGACTGCAACAAAC AGTGCCCATGTGGGCGTTTTGGAAATGGATGCTTAGAACGTTGTAGTAGACACTGTATAGACAATGAACCATGTGACCATGTCAGTGGAGAGTGTCCTAGTGGCTGTCAGGACGGATATTTAGGAACGGACTGCACCAAAA CTTGTCCAGAAGGATCTTATGGCAAACAGTGTTCATTTTGTTGTTCTCCTAACTGTAAGACTTGTCGACACACAGACGGAGTATGTACCTGTAAAGCAGGGTGGACAGGGTGGAATTGCACAACAG AATGTGTAAATTCTTATGGAGAGAATTGTATGTATCCGTGCAGTGAAAACTGTATAAATCGAATATGTGACAGATTCAACGGAAGTTGTATGTGCAATTTGCAAGATGGAGGAAAGCATCATCAAG CTTATGTGCAAAGAAAAGAGACTACATCATCTTCAAAATCGTGGATTGTTGAATTTGTTATATCCCTTGTTGCCAACATTATATTGGTCTGTGTCATCTTGATAAG GCGATCATCTGTTAAGGGACGATCTACCACAAATGGCGCGTATCTGTGTTTGAGGTGCACTTCGAATGGAAACAGGATTGAGGCATCAGAAGGTGTTTCTCACTAA